One Drechmeria coniospora strain ARSEF 6962 chromosome 01, whole genome shotgun sequence genomic region harbors:
- a CDS encoding Protein kinase-like domain protein: protein MEGHVVSKDPVSPKWTIPPYNAPPVDEFCRPPGPLKLRPPRARSNSESNHAEKVSFRFRTRLITAAATKHSYIHPHVLLLQVLPSTTERLVRTVVGLLPSFLRAQFEAFFPEWSISSRLVLKRYKEGWDEEFDMEKVIYERVKPLQGIVVPICYGELKYKGTRSLLLSDIGGENLATPEGSLAEPRDLRRMLHEAFSALSQFGIAHGDLKLDNFHIVGDKIFVLDLESVDENLSDEDFAIRIKDDIKFLTRQYEANQDCFWEDGLVVLNT, encoded by the exons ATGGAAGGGCACGTCGTTTCCAAGGACCCCGTGTCGCCCAAATGGACCATCCCGCCCTACAACGCTCCCCCTGTGGACGAGTTTTGCCGACCTCCTGGCCCCCTGAAGCTGCGACCACCAAGGGCAAGATCCAATTCGGAATCAAACCATGCCGAGAAAGTG TCCTTTCGCTTTCGAACGCGTTTGAttaccgccgccgccacgaaACACTCCTACATCCACCCTCACGTTCTGCTTCTTCAAGTCCTCCCATCCACTACGGAGCGACTTGTCCGAACTGTCGTCGGTCTTCTTCCCTCCTTTTTACGCGCCCAATTCGAAGCGTTCTTTCCTGAATGGAGCATATCTTCCCGGCTTGTACTGAAACGTTACAAGGAAGGTTGGGATGAGGAGTTCGACATGGAGAAGGTAATTTATGAGAGGGTCAAGCCCTTACAGGGAATCGTCGTCCCAATATGCTACGGTGAGCTCAAGTATAAGGGCACTAGAAGCCTCCTATTGTCCGATATCGGTGGGGAAAACCTAGCTACACCCGAGGGATCCCTAGCTGAGCCGAGAGATCTTCGTCGCATGCTGCACGAGGCCTTTAGCGCTCTTTCTCAATTTGGTATAGCACATGGCGATTTGAAGCTGGATAATTTCCATATTGTCGGAGATAAGATTTTCGTTCTCGATCTGGAAAGCGTGGATGAGAATCTTTCCGACGAAGACTTTGCCATTCGCATCAAAGACGACATTAAATTCCTCACTCGGCAGTATGAGGCTAACCAAGATTGCTTCTGGGAAGACGGACTCGTCGTGTTAAATACCTAA
- a CDS encoding phosphoserine phosphatase: MVDAADPPTPGPGRPQLAAGLRSGSYLSDHQQYRPPRHPDAHQGIDTVVEDTPPAAAAGLAPPKPKSMLPFNGIPSEDNPPTIVDSGVNHSFSHPNCAPASGRRADRLVATLFYKTSDQRLPASTSVKGLADSCESLPTNLAPTTNMEAFPLEPPTQESEQLDHLYGSYISPLCITSFLHLMSTFPPPQDADAPHSSHRCLDNAENPRVVELTLSPAPSYLSLSDLRRHEMIYRFEREWNVDVALQLDRVWRRHPRLVVFDMDSTLITQEVIELMAETLKEPADLAARVANITRRAMLGELEFDASFTQRVRLLRGVDASVFRDLQPVLRVTEGARELIRALKRLGVKTAVLSGGFQPLTSWLATDLGIDYAFANHVVVADGKLTGETEGTIVGRERKRDLLVEIAAKEKIDLSQVVAVGDGANDLLMLEKAGLGVAWNAKPRVQMEADARLNGESLLDLLFLFGFTSDEVRCLGE; this comes from the coding sequence atggtcgacgccgcagatccgccgacgccgggccCCGGCCGCccgcagctcgccgccggcttgcgTAGCGGCTCCTACCTCAGCGACCACCAGCAGtaccgccctcctcgccacccCGACGCCCACCAGGGCATcgacaccgtcgtcgaggacacgcccccagccgccgccgcgggccTCGCGCCGCCCAAGCCCAAGTCGATGCTGCCCTTCAACGGCATCCCGTCCGAGGACAACCCGCCgaccatcgtcgacagcgGCGTCAACCACAGCTTCTCGCACCCCAACTGCGCGCCCGCCTCGGGACGCCGGGCCGACCGGCTCGTCGCCACCCTCTTCTACAAGACGTCGGACCAACggctgccggcctcgacctcggtcAAGGGCCTCGCCGACAGCTGCGAGTCCCTGCCGACCAACCTCGCGCCGACGACCAACATGGAGGCCTTCCCGctcgagccgccgacgcaggaGTCGGAGCAGCTGGACCACCTCTACGGATCCTACATATCGCCGCTGTGCATCACCTCCTTCCTCCACCTCATGTCCACCTTCCCCCCGCCccaggacgccgacgcgccgCACTCGTCCCACCGCTGCCTCGACAACGCCGAGAACCCGCGggtcgtcgagctgacgctctcgccggcgccctcgtaCCTGAGCCTGTCGGACCTTCGCCGCCACGAGATGATCTACCGCTTCGAGAGGGAGTggaacgtcgacgtcgccctgCAGCTGGACCGGGTCTGGCGCCGCCACccgcgcctcgtcgtcttcgacaTGGACAGCACCCTCATCACCCAAGAGGTCATCGAGCTCATGGCCGAGACGCTCAAGGAAccggccgacctcgccgcgcGCGTCGCCAACATCACCCGCCGGGCcatgctcggcgagctcgagttTGACGCATCCTTCACCCAGCGCGTGCGCCTGCTCAGGGGCGTCGACGCATCCGTCTTTCGCGACCTCCAGCCCGTCCTCCGCGTCACCGAGGGCGCGCGAGAGCTCATCCGGGCGCTGAAGCGCCTCGGCGTCAAGACCGCCGTCCTCTCCGGCGGTTTCCAGCCGCTCACGAGCTGGCTCGCGACGGATCTCGGCATCGACTACGCCTTTGCCAaccacgtcgtcgtcgccgacggcaagctcaCGGGCGAGACGGAAGGGACCATTGTCGGCCGGGAGCGCAAGCGCGACCTGCTCGTCGAGATCGCCGCCAAGGAGAAGATTGACCTGTCgcaggtcgtcgccgtcggcgatggcgccaaCGACCTGCTCATGCTGGAAAAGGCGGGCCTTGGCGTGGCCTGGAACGCCAAGCCGCGCGTGCAGATGGAGGCGGACGCGCGCCTCAACGGCGAGAGCCTGCTCGACCTCCTGTTCCTCTTTGGCTTCACGAGCGACGAGGTTCGATGCCTCGGCGAGTGA